A genomic stretch from Canis lupus familiaris isolate Mischka breed German Shepherd chromosome 17, alternate assembly UU_Cfam_GSD_1.0, whole genome shotgun sequence includes:
- the LOC100686380 gene encoding keratinocyte proline-rich protein isoform X1, which translates to MPRFTRSHSPAFIRTMCDQQQIQCCLPLPQCCVKGSSFYSSKSPSANSQVVVQAPREMQIIECPAPCPVQVSQVKCQASSQSKTTQVKCQAPCPSKTAQVKCQAPCPSKTTQVKCQAPCQSQISSVQSQALCQPEVSYVQCEGPCPVQTCYVECAPVCYTETCFVEYPVQNFVPCPAPQPVQTYVACPSVSQTQGKFSTQRQYQGSYGRYALQGQSPASYNNCTPQFQSRTAYSNCAPQRQSRASFSTCAPQCQARGSYGSFSSQRSRSQSTSRCLQPGPLQPLYRSCSPPRRSEPFHSRCLPSACSSGSYNYCTPPRRSEPIYSSGCPRGPSSGCAGRCGPKCRIEISSPCCPKQVPPQKCAVQIPPIRRCSESCAPRPSWGASCPELRPPAESRPLPSFCPSRRLDRSPERSLQRCPLAAPSPCPRPAPRRYQRPEPCARSGPRSCPPPRRLSEPCLCPEPRPAPRAAPRPRPVQREFPEPRPCPQPCERPAAYPLPEPSPLPAPCPSPEPCAEPLRCPSPSSGPRPNPGPGDLGCHESSPCLLDTEAPSCGPTGCNQWQGSGDNFRPCDGIPEPQGFGDCGDQGGTCVGLKGGSDAGTKGAYF; encoded by the exons ATGCCCAGATTCACAAG GTCTCACTCACCTGCCTTCATCAGAACCATGTGTGACCAGCAGCAGATTCAATGTTGCCTGCCGCTTCCCCAGTGCTGTGTGAAGGGTTCCTCTTTCTACTCCTCCAAGTCGCCCAGTGCCAACAGCCAGGTGGTAGTCCAAGCCCCTCGTGAGATGCAAATTATAGAGTGTCCTGCACCATGCCCAGTTCAAGTTTCCCAGGTGAAGTGCCAGGCTTCGAGCCAGTCTAAGACCACCCAGGTGAAGTGCCAGGCCCCATGCCCATCTAAGACCGCCCAGGTGAAgtgccaggctccatgcccatctaAGACCACCCAGGTGAAgtgccaggctccatgccagtCTCAAATTTCCTCTGTTCAAAGCCAGGCCCTATGCCAGCCTGAGGTTTCCTATGTGCAGTGTGAAGGTCCATGCCCTGTTCAGACGTGTTATGTAGAATGTGCTCCAGTTTGCTATACAGAAACTTGTTTTGTGGAATACCCAGTCCAGAACTTTGTACCCTGTCCAGCTCCTCAGCCTGTCCAGACTTATGTGGCTTGTCCCTCAGTTTCCCAAACTCAGGGGAAATTCTCCACCCAGCGTCAGTATCAAGGTTCTTATGGCAGATACGCCCTGCAGGGTCAGTCCCCAGCTTCCTACAACAATTGCACCCCCCAGTTCCAATCCAGGACCGCCTACAGCAACTGCGCCCCCCAGCGTCAGTCCCGGGCTTCATTCAGCACTTGTGCACCCCAGTGCCAGGCCCGAGGCTCTTATGGGAGCTTCTCCTCTCAGCGCAGCCGCTCCCAGAGCACCAGCAGGTGCCTCCAGCCTGGCCCGCTGCAGCCTCTCTACCGCAGCTGTTCCCCACCACGAAGGTCTGAGCCCTTCCACAGCCGCTGCCTGCCATCTGCGTGTTCTTCGGGCTCCTATAACTACTGCACCCCACCACGCCGCTCTGAGCCCATCTATAGCAGTGGCTGCCCGCGGGGTCCTTCCTCAGGCTGCGCTGGGAGATGTGGTCCCAAGTGTCGGATAGAGAtttcctccccctgctgccccaAGCAGGTGCCCCCGCAAAAGTGTGCAGTTCAGATTCCTCCCATCAGACGCTGCTCTGAGAGTTGTGCCCCACGACCCTCCTGGGGAgcctcctgcccggagctgaggcCACCTGCAGAGTCACGTCCACTCCCAAGCTTCTGTCCATCACGGCGTCTGGACCGGAGTCCAGAGAGATCGCTGCAGCGATGCCCACTTGCTGCCCCAAGTCCCTGTCCACGTCCTGCTCCACGGCGGTACCAGCGCCCAGAACCCTGTGCAAGGTCCGGGCCGCGCTCCTGTCCTCCACCGCGGCGACTTTCCGAACCCTGTCTGTGTCCGGAACCACGTCCAGCCCCGCGTGCAGCCCCACGACCTAGACCAGTGCAGCGTGAATTTCCCGAGCCACGTCCCTGTCCGCAGCCCTGTGAGCGCCCAGCAGCCTACCCACTTCCAGAGCCAAGTCCCCTTCCAGCACCCTGCCCGAGCCCAGAGCCCTGTGCCGAGCCTCTGCGCTGTCCCAGCCCGAGCTCGGGACCACGTCCGAACCCAGGCCCAGGAGACCTAGGCTGTCATGAGTCTAGTCCATGCCTCCTGGACACCGAGGCCCCCAGCTGTGGCCCAACTGGTTGTAACCAGTGGCAAGGAAGTGGTGACAACTTTAGACCTTGTGATGGGATTCCAGAGCCACAGGGTTTTGGTGATTGTGGAGACCAAGGAGGCACCTGTGTTGGACTGAAAGGCGGTTCTGATGCTGGAACAAAGGGTGCTTATTTTTAA
- the LOC100686380 gene encoding keratinocyte proline-rich protein isoform X2, producing MCDQQQIQCCLPLPQCCVKGSSFYSSKSPSANSQVVVQAPREMQIIECPAPCPVQVSQVKCQASSQSKTTQVKCQAPCPSKTAQVKCQAPCPSKTTQVKCQAPCQSQISSVQSQALCQPEVSYVQCEGPCPVQTCYVECAPVCYTETCFVEYPVQNFVPCPAPQPVQTYVACPSVSQTQGKFSTQRQYQGSYGRYALQGQSPASYNNCTPQFQSRTAYSNCAPQRQSRASFSTCAPQCQARGSYGSFSSQRSRSQSTSRCLQPGPLQPLYRSCSPPRRSEPFHSRCLPSACSSGSYNYCTPPRRSEPIYSSGCPRGPSSGCAGRCGPKCRIEISSPCCPKQVPPQKCAVQIPPIRRCSESCAPRPSWGASCPELRPPAESRPLPSFCPSRRLDRSPERSLQRCPLAAPSPCPRPAPRRYQRPEPCARSGPRSCPPPRRLSEPCLCPEPRPAPRAAPRPRPVQREFPEPRPCPQPCERPAAYPLPEPSPLPAPCPSPEPCAEPLRCPSPSSGPRPNPGPGDLGCHESSPCLLDTEAPSCGPTGCNQWQGSGDNFRPCDGIPEPQGFGDCGDQGGTCVGLKGGSDAGTKGAYF from the coding sequence ATGTGTGACCAGCAGCAGATTCAATGTTGCCTGCCGCTTCCCCAGTGCTGTGTGAAGGGTTCCTCTTTCTACTCCTCCAAGTCGCCCAGTGCCAACAGCCAGGTGGTAGTCCAAGCCCCTCGTGAGATGCAAATTATAGAGTGTCCTGCACCATGCCCAGTTCAAGTTTCCCAGGTGAAGTGCCAGGCTTCGAGCCAGTCTAAGACCACCCAGGTGAAGTGCCAGGCCCCATGCCCATCTAAGACCGCCCAGGTGAAgtgccaggctccatgcccatctaAGACCACCCAGGTGAAgtgccaggctccatgccagtCTCAAATTTCCTCTGTTCAAAGCCAGGCCCTATGCCAGCCTGAGGTTTCCTATGTGCAGTGTGAAGGTCCATGCCCTGTTCAGACGTGTTATGTAGAATGTGCTCCAGTTTGCTATACAGAAACTTGTTTTGTGGAATACCCAGTCCAGAACTTTGTACCCTGTCCAGCTCCTCAGCCTGTCCAGACTTATGTGGCTTGTCCCTCAGTTTCCCAAACTCAGGGGAAATTCTCCACCCAGCGTCAGTATCAAGGTTCTTATGGCAGATACGCCCTGCAGGGTCAGTCCCCAGCTTCCTACAACAATTGCACCCCCCAGTTCCAATCCAGGACCGCCTACAGCAACTGCGCCCCCCAGCGTCAGTCCCGGGCTTCATTCAGCACTTGTGCACCCCAGTGCCAGGCCCGAGGCTCTTATGGGAGCTTCTCCTCTCAGCGCAGCCGCTCCCAGAGCACCAGCAGGTGCCTCCAGCCTGGCCCGCTGCAGCCTCTCTACCGCAGCTGTTCCCCACCACGAAGGTCTGAGCCCTTCCACAGCCGCTGCCTGCCATCTGCGTGTTCTTCGGGCTCCTATAACTACTGCACCCCACCACGCCGCTCTGAGCCCATCTATAGCAGTGGCTGCCCGCGGGGTCCTTCCTCAGGCTGCGCTGGGAGATGTGGTCCCAAGTGTCGGATAGAGAtttcctccccctgctgccccaAGCAGGTGCCCCCGCAAAAGTGTGCAGTTCAGATTCCTCCCATCAGACGCTGCTCTGAGAGTTGTGCCCCACGACCCTCCTGGGGAgcctcctgcccggagctgaggcCACCTGCAGAGTCACGTCCACTCCCAAGCTTCTGTCCATCACGGCGTCTGGACCGGAGTCCAGAGAGATCGCTGCAGCGATGCCCACTTGCTGCCCCAAGTCCCTGTCCACGTCCTGCTCCACGGCGGTACCAGCGCCCAGAACCCTGTGCAAGGTCCGGGCCGCGCTCCTGTCCTCCACCGCGGCGACTTTCCGAACCCTGTCTGTGTCCGGAACCACGTCCAGCCCCGCGTGCAGCCCCACGACCTAGACCAGTGCAGCGTGAATTTCCCGAGCCACGTCCCTGTCCGCAGCCCTGTGAGCGCCCAGCAGCCTACCCACTTCCAGAGCCAAGTCCCCTTCCAGCACCCTGCCCGAGCCCAGAGCCCTGTGCCGAGCCTCTGCGCTGTCCCAGCCCGAGCTCGGGACCACGTCCGAACCCAGGCCCAGGAGACCTAGGCTGTCATGAGTCTAGTCCATGCCTCCTGGACACCGAGGCCCCCAGCTGTGGCCCAACTGGTTGTAACCAGTGGCAAGGAAGTGGTGACAACTTTAGACCTTGTGATGGGATTCCAGAGCCACAGGGTTTTGGTGATTGTGGAGACCAAGGAGGCACCTGTGTTGGACTGAAAGGCGGTTCTGATGCTGGAACAAAGGGTGCTTATTTTTAA